A genomic stretch from Spiroplasma endosymbiont of Clivina fossor includes:
- a CDS encoding transposase: MQNNERISKMRIVIENVFAILKKFKIISEKYRNRRKRFALRFNLIASIYNLQLLV; encoded by the coding sequence ATGCAAAATAATGAGCGAATTTCAAAAATGAGAATTGTTATTGAAAATGTTTTTGCTATACTTAAAAAATTTAAAATTATTAGTGAAAAATATCGAAATCGTAGAAAAAGATTTGCTTTAAGATTTAATTTAATAGCTTCAATTTATAATTTACAACTATTAGTTTAA
- a CDS encoding transposase family protein encodes MKTQVIIEKDSKKIISSDFSYGKNHDFKILKDSKIKFLPETTVLVDLGYQGIQKINHNVLIPKRKSKKNPLNKEEKQNNAK; translated from the coding sequence ATAAAAACACAAGTTATAATTGAAAAAGATAGTAAAAAAATTATTAGTTCTGATTTTTCTTATGGTAAAAACCATGACTTTAAAATTTTAAAAGATTCAAAAATTAAATTTTTACCAGAAACAACTGTTTTAGTGGATTTAGGTTATCAAGGCATACAAAAAATTAATCATAATGTTTTAATTCCTAAAAGAAAATCAAAGAAAAACCCTTTAAATAAAGAAGAAAAGCAAAATAATGCAAAATAA
- a CDS encoding transposase family protein: MKFKKNNQISDKNFLRLTGIKHTTFNKMLEILKIEELKKRFRRGRTNKLSLENRILMTLEYWREYRTYFHIAKSYDISESSCYRNIKWIEDTLIKHPNFQQLTGQKSLLKDYFKDKTVIIDVTESQIQRPKKDKNSTTQEKRKNTQ; encoded by the coding sequence ATGAAATTTAAAAAAAATAATCAAATAAGTGATAAAAATTTTTTAAGATTAACTGGTATTAAACATACTACTTTTAATAAAATGCTAGAAATTTTAAAAATAGAAGAATTAAAAAAGAGATTTCGTCGCGGAAGAACCAATAAATTATCATTAGAAAATCGTATTTTAATGACTTTAGAATATTGAAGAGAATATAGAACTTATTTTCATATTGCAAAAAGTTATGATATTAGTGAAAGTAGTTGTTATAGAAATATCAAATGAATTGAAGACACTTTAATAAAACACCCTAATTTTCAACAACTTACTGGTCAAAAATCACTATTAAAAGATTATTTCAAAGATAAGACTGTTATAATTGATGTAACTGAAAGCCAAATCCAACGCCCAAAAAAAGACAAAAACAGCACTACTCAGGAAAAAAGAAAAAACACACAATAA
- a CDS encoding ribonuclease J codes for MTTNQKKKLNNKIEIFNENQTSNKNNEIIIDDIRNTKVFALGGLEEVGKNTYCIEHDDEIIIIDAGVKFPEGILLGIDAIIPDYTYLKENAKKIKAIFITHGHEDHIGGIPYLLKEIDIPFIYAPRLAAALIRERLKEFNIGQKTKIIEIDGSNEDQNKMKGLLKNFQLKYFAVNHSIPDAFGIAINTPNGKVVTTGDYKFDWTPLGHKADLEEMAKMGQTGVTLFLSDSTNSEIEGYTMTETKIIKNISDYFLKAKGRILISTFASNVHRIQQIIEVAQKYNRKILIFGRSLERIIKIIREMGHLKISDKQFIKPHETDQYHKDEILIICTGSQGEPMAALSRISTGTHKAISIIPGDTVIFSSSPIPGNQASVEIVVNRLSRLGAHVLENSSFNSLHTSGHASQEEQKLMLTLIKPTYFMPMHGDYRMLKAHGQTAESVGVAKENIFICANGDQINLYKGKAILGKRIEASAIYVDGKDTSGLTTRITRDRQILANDGLIAVVVSINSQTNELLCNPTIISRGSFYVKDSSALIAESINIVTKVIKKVLASNHPTFGAIKKEIKETLSPYISKIKRRNPLIIPVILNKK; via the coding sequence ATGACAACAAATCAAAAAAAGAAACTAAATAACAAAATTGAAATCTTCAATGAAAATCAAACATCTAACAAAAATAATGAAATTATTATTGATGATATTAGAAATACTAAAGTATTTGCCCTTGGTGGTTTAGAAGAAGTTGGTAAAAATACTTATTGTATTGAACATGATGATGAAATCATTATTATTGATGCTGGTGTTAAATTTCCCGAAGGAATATTATTAGGAATTGATGCAATTATTCCTGACTATACATATTTAAAAGAAAATGCTAAAAAAATAAAAGCAATATTTATTACTCACGGTCATGAGGACCATATTGGTGGTATTCCTTATCTTTTAAAGGAAATTGATATTCCTTTTATTTATGCGCCAAGACTAGCAGCAGCCTTAATTCGTGAACGATTAAAAGAATTTAATATTGGTCAAAAAACCAAAATCATTGAAATTGATGGTAGCAATGAAGATCAAAATAAAATGAAAGGTCTGCTAAAAAACTTTCAACTTAAATATTTTGCTGTTAATCATTCAATTCCTGATGCTTTTGGCATTGCTATTAATACTCCTAATGGTAAAGTCGTTACCACTGGTGATTATAAATTTGATTGAACACCATTAGGTCATAAAGCAGATTTAGAAGAAATGGCAAAAATGGGGCAAACGGGTGTTACCTTATTTTTATCAGACTCAACTAATTCTGAAATTGAAGGTTATACAATGACCGAAACAAAAATTATTAAAAATATTAGTGATTACTTTTTAAAAGCTAAAGGACGAATTTTAATTTCTACTTTTGCTTCTAATGTCCACCGTATTCAACAAATTATTGAAGTAGCACAAAAGTATAATCGCAAAATTTTAATTTTTGGTCGCAGTTTAGAACGAATTATTAAAATTATTCGTGAAATGGGACATTTAAAGATTTCTGACAAACAATTTATTAAACCTCACGAAACTGATCAATATCATAAAGATGAAATTTTAATTATTTGTACGGGTTCCCAAGGAGAACCAATGGCAGCACTTTCACGGATTTCAACTGGAACTCATAAAGCAATCTCTATTATTCCCGGTGATACCGTTATCTTTTCTTCTAGTCCTATCCCCGGAAATCAAGCTAGTGTTGAAATAGTTGTTAACCGCTTATCACGGTTAGGGGCTCATGTCTTAGAAAACTCCTCATTTAATTCTTTACATACATCAGGACACGCTTCACAAGAAGAACAAAAACTAATGCTAACCTTAATTAAACCAACATATTTTATGCCAATGCACGGTGATTATCGCATGTTAAAAGCACACGGACAAACTGCAGAAAGCGTTGGTGTTGCTAAAGAAAATATCTTTATTTGTGCCAATGGTGACCAAATTAATCTTTACAAAGGTAAAGCTATTCTTGGAAAAAGAATTGAAGCTAGTGCAATTTATGTTGACGGTAAAGATACTTCTGGTTTAACAACAAGAATAACTCGTGATCGCCAAATTCTTGCTAATGATGGTTTAATTGCTGTTGTTGTTTCCATTAATAGTCAGACTAATGAATTACTATGTAATCCAACAATTATCTCTCGTGGCTCATTTTATGTTAAAGATTCCAGTGCTCTTATTGCTGAATCAATTAACATTGTAACAAAGGTCATCAAAAAGGTATTAGCTAGTAACCATCCTACTTTTGGAGCAATCAAAAAAGAAATTAAAGAAACCTTAAGTCCTTATATTTCAAAAATAAAACGAAGAAATCCTTTAATAATTCCTGTAATTTTAAACAAAAAATAA
- the def gene encoding peptide deformylase yields MYQDNNPSNNEWLVKDNNIKLREKCQPVLFPISKNDELIMQKLINFVITSQNEALNSSLKLIPAVGLAAPQIGCNKQMYYIHIEQIDKNNKKTIIQHALINSKITAHSEQIISLKSGEGCLSVDNHHEGFVPRYFKVIVTGYDYLKKKNVTITARGYEAIVFQHEQKHLEGILYYDLIDKNEPWKKNDNWLYL; encoded by the coding sequence ATGTACCAAGACAACAATCCTAGTAATAATGAATGATTAGTTAAAGATAACAACATTAAATTACGAGAAAAATGTCAACCTGTATTATTTCCAATATCAAAAAATGATGAATTAATAATGCAAAAACTAATTAATTTTGTTATTACTTCCCAAAATGAAGCATTAAACTCATCACTAAAACTAATTCCTGCTGTGGGATTAGCAGCCCCCCAAATTGGTTGTAATAAACAAATGTATTACATTCATATTGAACAAATTGATAAAAATAATAAGAAAACTATCATTCAACATGCCTTAATTAATTCTAAAATTACAGCTCATAGTGAACAAATTATTTCTTTAAAAAGTGGCGAAGGTTGCCTAAGCGTTGATAATCACCATGAAGGGTTTGTTCCGCGTTATTTTAAAGTTATTGTTACTGGTTATGATTATTTAAAGAAAAAAAATGTTACAATTACTGCTCGTGGCTATGAAGCAATTGTTTTTCAACACGAACAAAAACATTTAGAAGGTATTTTATACTATGACCTAATTGATAAAAATGAACCTTGAAAAAAGAATGACAACTGGTTATACTTATAA
- a CDS encoding IS1/IS1595 family N-terminal zinc-binding domain-containing protein gives MKLIKNLERTVFKCPKCESYHCVKNGHNSEGKQKYLCKNCRANFDAFRNHFIYWSHLNYEQWNLLIQISLLGQSSKTIFRFIKTTLKTAWYNRQKLMKSKQLENTQLKFKKLSGKIQIDETFIKEIHKGNFKYKTDPRRIHLDPFATNTKCCIQMAIDNNNNIYVKSTNTKRLQKQWVIENMNKELINENSIITSDMQKLYFLVAKQTNSTLCVTKTTINPEASYRNLNKISKLQSSLKEALIHYHGLGFTNIQNYLNLWKWKYQHKEGFNSKPTNSGIIF, from the coding sequence ATGAAATTGATCAAAAATTTAGAGCGCACGGTATTTAAATGCCCTAAATGTGAATCTTACCATTGCGTTAAAAATGGACATAATTCAGAAGGAAAACAAAAATATTTATGTAAAAATTGCCGTGCAAATTTTGACGCTTTTCGTAATCATTTTATTTATTGAAGTCATTTAAATTATGAACAATGAAATTTATTGATTCAAATTTCATTGCTGGGGCAATCTAGTAAAACAATTTTTCGTTTTATTAAAACTACATTAAAAACTGCTTGATATAATCGTCAAAAATTAATGAAATCAAAACAATTAGAAAATACCCAATTAAAATTTAAAAAATTATCTGGTAAAATCCAAATCGATGAAACATTTATTAAAGAAATCCATAAAGGAAATTTCAAATATAAAACTGATCCACGAAGAATTCACCTTGACCCATTCGCAACTAATACTAAATGCTGTATTCAAATGGCAATTGATAATAATAACAATATTTATGTTAAATCCACAAACACCAAACGTTTACAAAAACAATGAGTTATTGAAAATATGAACAAAGAATTAATTAACGAAAATTCAATTATTACTTCTGATATGCAAAAATTATATTTTTTAGTAGCAAAACAAACAAATTCTACTTTATGTGTAACTAAAACAACAATTAATCCTGAAGCTAGTTATCGTAACTTAAATAAAATCAGTAAATTACAATCTAGTCTTAAAGAAGCCTTAATTCATTATCATGGTTTAGGTTTTACTAATATTCAAAATTATTTAAATCTCTGAAAATGAAAATACCAACATAAGGAAGGGTTTAACTCCAAACCAACAAACAGCGGTATTATATTTTAA
- a CDS encoding transposase family protein gives MKTQVIIEKDSKKIISSDFSYGKNHDFKILKDSKIKFLPETTVLVDLGYQGIQKINHNVLIPKRKSKKNPLNKEEKQNNERISKMRIVIENVFAILKKFKIISEKYRNRRKRFALRFNLIASIYNLQLLV, from the coding sequence ATAAAAACACAAGTTATAATTGAAAAAGATAGTAAAAAAATTATTAGTTCTGATTTTTCTTATGGTAAAAACCATGACTTTAAAATTTTAAAAGATTCAAAAATTAAATTTTTACCAGAAACAACTGTTTTAGTGGATTTAGGTTATCAAGGCATACAAAAAATTAATCATAATGTTTTAATTCCTAAAAGAAAATCAAAGAAAAACCCTTTAAATAAAGAAGAAAAGCAAAATAATGAGCGAATTTCAAAAATGAGAATTGTTATTGAAAATGTTTTTGCTATACTTAAAAAATTTAAAATTATTAGTGAAAAATATCGAAATCGTAGAAAAAGATTTGCTTTAAGATTTAATTTAATAGCTTCAATTTATAATTTACAACTATTAGTTTAA
- the rsmD gene encoding 16S rRNA (guanine(966)-N(2))-methyltransferase RsmD: protein MKIIAGKYYKKNLISQQSTTTRPILTRIRENLFNVLNNYFYYENKVALDLFAGSGSIGLEALSRNISYCYFNDDDSQALEYLKKNIVNLKVADHNYMITNLSYLLCLKFLVNNNIKIDLIFINPPYKEIRYYYETIKYLLAQNIVNNYGIIILESNIALDINYEHLELLTMKKYGKIFLYFYRYTRERK, encoded by the coding sequence ATGAAAATTATTGCAGGAAAGTATTATAAAAAAAATCTTATTAGTCAACAAAGTACAACAACAAGACCAATTTTAACTAGGATTAGAGAGAATCTTTTTAATGTTTTAAATAATTATTTTTATTATGAAAATAAAGTGGCATTAGATCTTTTTGCTGGTAGTGGTAGTATTGGTCTTGAAGCGTTATCAAGAAATATTAGTTATTGTTATTTTAATGATGATGATTCGCAGGCATTAGAATATTTAAAAAAAAATATTGTTAATTTAAAAGTTGCCGATCATAATTATATGATTACTAACTTATCATATTTGTTATGTTTAAAGTTTTTAGTTAATAATAATATTAAAATTGATTTAATTTTTATTAATCCACCGTATAAAGAAATTAGATATTATTATGAAACAATAAAGTATTTATTGGCACAAAATATTGTTAATAACTATGGTATTATTATTCTTGAATCTAATATCGCATTAGATATTAATTATGAGCATTTAGAATTATTAACAATGAAGAAATATGGTAAAATATTCTTATATTTTTATCGCTACACTAGGGAACGGAAGTAA
- the gmk gene encoding guanylate kinase translates to MNKKMGLLIILSGPSGVGKGTIREELFKDQNLNLVYSISMTTRKPRSNELNEKDYFFVNENVFQEKIANNKLLEYAKFVDNYYGTPEKYVDKLLSQGKNVVLEIEVQGALQVLAKRSDAISFFVLPPSFEELTRRIIARRSESEDIVQKRLLKAKGEMNITSKYKYVIVNDNLQQTVSEIKTIIMNEINANKN, encoded by the coding sequence ATGAATAAAAAAATGGGATTATTAATTATTCTTTCTGGACCTAGTGGGGTTGGTAAAGGAACAATTAGAGAAGAATTATTTAAAGACCAAAATTTAAATTTAGTTTATTCTATTTCAATGACAACAAGAAAACCAAGAAGTAATGAATTAAATGAAAAGGATTATTTTTTTGTTAATGAAAATGTTTTTCAAGAGAAAATTGCTAATAATAAGTTATTAGAATATGCTAAATTTGTTGATAATTATTATGGGACACCAGAAAAATATGTTGATAAATTATTATCACAAGGTAAAAATGTTGTTTTGGAAATTGAGGTTCAAGGAGCGTTACAGGTATTAGCAAAAAGATCAGATGCGATATCGTTTTTTGTTTTACCCCCTAGTTTTGAAGAATTAACTAGAAGAATTATTGCCCGTCGAAGTGAGTCAGAAGATATTGTTCAGAAGCGATTATTAAAAGCTAAAGGGGAAATGAATATTACTAGTAAATATAAATATGTTATTGTTAATGATAATTTACAACAAACTGTTTCAGAAATTAAAACTATTATTATGAATGAAATTAATGCTAATAAAAATTAA
- a CDS encoding protein phosphatase 2C domain-containing protein, with the protein MNVSFHFNSDIGQFRANNQDAVQFVKNEYGQYFGIVCDGLGGHNGGETASWMAVNLYVSLFVKTDFSNFGDYEVNNWLRQATMFVQESMINYVKEYPQLTDMGTTVSLILITNNKAYLLNIGDSRIYEYYQQNFQQLTTDHNILNMLHNNKTNANFEKTLWKALTSALGPNKKLQIDTFLVSNIKGITFMLTTDGLHDYLENYEMIDILQSNNKLSQKAKSLVDLALDNVSTDNLTILIVEIK; encoded by the coding sequence ATGAATGTTAGCTTCCATTTTAATAGCGATATTGGTCAGTTTCGTGCTAATAATCAAGATGCAGTTCAATTTGTAAAAAATGAATATGGCCAATATTTTGGTATTGTTTGTGATGGTCTAGGAGGACATAATGGTGGTGAAACTGCTAGTTGAATGGCTGTTAATTTATATGTTAGCTTATTTGTTAAAACTGACTTTAGTAATTTTGGTGATTATGAAGTTAATAACTGACTTCGGCAAGCAACAATGTTTGTGCAAGAATCAATGATTAATTATGTTAAAGAATATCCGCAGTTAACTGATATGGGAACTACTGTTTCTTTAATATTAATAACTAATAACAAAGCTTATTTATTAAATATTGGTGATTCGCGGATTTATGAGTATTATCAACAGAATTTTCAGCAATTAACAACTGATCATAATATTCTTAATATGTTACATAATAATAAAACTAATGCTAATTTTGAAAAAACATTGTGGAAAGCATTAACTAGTGCTTTAGGACCAAATAAGAAATTGCAAATTGATACTTTCTTAGTTAGTAATATTAAAGGCATAACTTTTATGCTAACTACTGATGGATTGCATGATTATTTAGAAAATTATGAAATGATTGATATTTTACAGAGTAATAATAAGTTGTCACAAAAAGCTAAGAGTCTAGTTGATTTAGCATTGGATAATGTTTCAACTGATAATTTAACAATTCTCATTGTCGAGATTAAATAA
- a CDS encoding protein kinase domain-containing protein, which yields MQIENGIILQQRYQIINKIASGGMADVYRANDSFLNRIVAIKILNHQAANNSQVLKKFYKEVEATTRIRHDNVVEVYDVFEQDNRWCIVLELVEGYTLKDRLLRTGPLSIKECLQIFQSILDGVAVAHQGNIVHRDLKPENILISFDGKIKVSDFGIAIITDDNKTTTSKIVGTAKYISPETVQSLQIDHRSDIYSLGIVLFELLTGSCPFNGQNPTLVAVKQVREPLPSAKGINPNISQALENIIIKSTAKNCEERYQSIKALSQDIKALQDISSAKIKPLKLKNCIVLTRDNRKQKIFIKNREQLMSYFLTPKFLMMILIITSFIFLVFLLLVFYSIWLV from the coding sequence ATGCAAATAGAAAATGGTATTATTTTACAACAACGATATCAAATAATTAATAAAATTGCTAGTGGTGGGATGGCAGATGTTTATCGGGCTAATGATAGTTTTTTAAATCGGATTGTAGCGATTAAGATTTTAAATCATCAAGCAGCTAATAATTCACAAGTTTTAAAGAAATTTTATAAAGAAGTGGAAGCAACAACGAGAATTCGTCATGATAATGTTGTTGAAGTTTATGATGTTTTTGAACAAGATAACCGCTGATGTATTGTTTTAGAATTAGTTGAGGGTTATACCTTAAAAGATCGATTATTACGAACTGGACCATTATCAATTAAAGAATGTTTACAGATTTTTCAAAGCATTTTAGATGGTGTCGCTGTTGCCCATCAAGGAAATATTGTTCATCGTGATTTAAAACCAGAAAATATTTTAATATCTTTTGATGGTAAGATTAAAGTATCTGATTTTGGAATTGCAATTATTACTGATGATAATAAGACAACAACAAGTAAAATTGTGGGAACAGCAAAATATATATCGCCAGAAACTGTCCAGTCATTACAAATTGATCATCGTAGTGATATTTACTCATTAGGAATTGTGTTATTTGAATTGTTAACTGGTTCTTGTCCTTTTAATGGTCAAAATCCAACATTAGTAGCGGTAAAGCAAGTTAGAGAACCGTTACCAAGTGCAAAAGGGATTAATCCTAATATTTCACAAGCATTGGAGAACATTATTATTAAATCAACGGCTAAAAATTGTGAGGAAAGATATCAGAGTATTAAGGCGTTAAGTCAAGATATTAAAGCATTACAAGATATTAGTAGTGCTAAAATAAAACCTTTAAAATTGAAAAATTGCATTGTTTTAACACGCGATAACCGAAAGCAAAAGATATTTATTAAAAATCGTGAGCAATTAATGTCATATTTTTTAACTCCTAAGTTTCTAATGATGATTCTTATTATTACTAGTTTTATTTTTCTTGTTTTCTTATTATTGGTATTTTATAGTATATGATTGGTTTAG
- the rsgA gene encoding ribosome small subunit-dependent GTPase A, with protein MIGLVIRVISEFCDVIINNEIYHCQARGALRLSNQRILVGDVVTIEVINEQEKQATIIEIHPRKNQLMRPAVSNIDQVIIVSALKQPNFSSFLLNKYLIWVEAHSLAVVLVFTKADLLLYGDKVYDYISSYKKLGYECLILSINNANNQWEKLKEVTTDKISILSGQTGAGKSSILNMLDPQLKIRTQEISKTLNRGKHTTTHNELIIMANNIRIIDSPGFSSFSLNDISLSEIASSFRFFKKFLVNCHYRQCRHWKEPKCGVKQALINKDIPQFIYDEYIKVLEQKQLQEKGRY; from the coding sequence ATGATTGGTTTAGTCATTCGTGTCATTAGTGAGTTTTGTGATGTTATTATCAATAATGAAATTTATCATTGTCAAGCAAGAGGAGCTTTAAGATTATCTAATCAAAGAATTCTTGTTGGTGATGTTGTAACAATTGAAGTTATTAATGAACAAGAAAAGCAAGCAACAATTATTGAAATTCACCCCCGAAAAAATCAATTAATGCGACCAGCAGTAAGCAACATTGATCAAGTTATTATTGTTAGTGCTTTAAAACAACCTAATTTTAGTAGTTTTTTACTTAATAAGTACTTAATATGAGTTGAAGCTCACAGTTTGGCAGTAGTTTTAGTTTTTACTAAAGCTGACTTGTTATTATATGGTGATAAGGTTTATGATTATATTTCTAGTTATAAAAAATTAGGTTATGAATGTCTAATTTTATCAATTAATAATGCAAATAATCAATGAGAAAAGTTAAAGGAAGTTACAACTGATAAGATTTCAATTTTAAGTGGCCAAACTGGGGCTGGGAAGTCTTCAATTTTAAATATGTTAGATCCGCAACTTAAAATTAGAACGCAAGAAATATCTAAGACTTTAAATCGTGGTAAACATACGACAACGCATAATGAATTAATAATTATGGCAAATAATATTAGAATTATTGATTCACCAGGATTTTCATCATTTTCATTGAATGATATTTCATTATCAGAAATAGCGAGTTCATTCCGGTTCTTTAAAAAATTTCTTGTTAATTGTCATTATCGGCAATGCCGACATTGAAAAGAACCAAAATGTGGTGTTAAACAAGCATTAATTAATAAAGATATTCCCCAATTTATTTATGATGAGTATATTAAAGTTTTAGAACAAAAACAATTACAAGAAAAAGGAAGGTACTAA
- the rpe gene encoding ribulose-phosphate 3-epimerase, which yields MKKLIIAASILDANYLCLKKQLQQLQEANIDWIHYDVMDGNFVNNLSFGAKILQDITKCFDIFIDCHLMVKVNCNMTTYLMPYIEAKANSITMHYEALTPEQIKEFISFCQDNKIKKVLALNPATPIEVLEPYLEQLDAVLLMSVVPGKGGQKFIMASLDKIKNLKTKIVINNYHCLIQVDGGINNDIAKLCQKQGADIVVVGSYLMQHSHMKQAVKELKND from the coding sequence ATGAAAAAACTTATTATTGCTGCTAGTATTTTAGATGCTAATTATTTGTGTTTAAAAAAGCAATTACAACAGTTGCAAGAAGCAAATATTGATTGAATCCATTATGATGTTATGGATGGTAATTTTGTTAATAATTTAAGTTTTGGAGCTAAAATATTACAAGATATTACTAAATGTTTTGATATTTTTATTGATTGTCATTTGATGGTAAAAGTTAATTGTAATATGACAACATATTTAATGCCATATATTGAAGCTAAAGCTAATAGCATTACGATGCATTATGAGGCATTAACACCAGAGCAAATAAAAGAATTCATTAGTTTTTGTCAAGATAATAAAATTAAAAAGGTTTTAGCTTTAAATCCAGCAACACCAATTGAAGTATTAGAGCCATATTTAGAACAATTAGATGCCGTTCTTTTAATGAGTGTAGTTCCTGGTAAAGGCGGACAAAAATTTATAATGGCATCGTTAGATAAGATTAAAAATTTAAAAACTAAAATTGTTATTAATAACTATCATTGTTTAATTCAGGTTGATGGTGGTATTAATAATGATATTGCTAAGTTATGTCAAAAGCAAGGGGCAGATATTGTTGTTGTTGGGAGTTATTTAATGCAACATTCACATATGAAACAGGCAGTTAAGGAATTAAAAAATGATTAA
- a CDS encoding IS1/IS1595 family N-terminal zinc-binding domain-containing protein, protein MTDDQFLEFYEKVKQQAELIKKQKRLNEIDQKFRAQGIKCPKCESYHCVKNGHNSEGKQKYLCKNCRASFDAFRNHFIYWSHLNYEQWNLLIQISLLGQSSKTISRFIKTTLKTAWYNRQKLMKSKQLENTQLKFKKLSGKIQIDETFIKEIHKGNFKYKTDPRRIHLDPFATNTKCCIQMAIDNNNNIYVKSTNTKRLQKQWVIENMNKELINENSIITSDMQKLYFLVAKQTNSTLCVTKTTINPEASYRNLNKISKLQSSLKEALIHYHGLGFTNIQNYLNLWKWKYQHKGLTPNQQTAVLYFNV, encoded by the coding sequence TTAACAGATGATCAATTTTTAGAATTTTATGAAAAAGTCAAACAACAAGCAGAATTAATAAAAAAACAAAAACGTTTAAATGAAATTGATCAAAAATTTAGAGCGCAAGGTATTAAATGCCCTAAATGTGAATCTTACCATTGCGTTAAAAATGGACATAATTCAGAAGGAAAACAAAAATATTTATGTAAAAATTGCCGTGCAAGTTTTGACGCTTTTCGTAATCATTTTATTTATTGAAGTCATTTAAATTATGAACAATGAAATTTATTGATTCAAATTTCATTGCTGGGGCAATCTAGTAAAACAATTTCTCGTTTTATTAAAACTACATTAAAAACTGCTTGATATAATCGTCAAAAATTAATGAAATCAAAACAATTAGAAAATACCCAATTAAAATTTAAAAAATTATCTGGTAAAATCCAAATCGATGAAACATTTATTAAAGAAATTCATAAAGGAAATTTCAAATATAAAACTGATCCACGAAGAATTCACCTTGACCCATTCGCAACTAATACTAAATGCTGTATTCAAATGGCAATTGATAATAATAACAATATTTATGTTAAATCCACAAACACCAAACGTTTACAAAAACAATGAGTTATTGAAAATATGAACAAAGAATTAATTAACGAAAATTCAATTATTACTTCTGATATGCAAAAATTATATTTTTTAGTAGCAAAACAAACAAATTCTACTTTATGTGTAACTAAAACAACAATTAATCCTGAAGCTAGTTATCGTAACTTAAATAAAATCAGTAAATTACAATCTAGTCTTAAAGAAGCCTTAATTCATTATCATGGTTTAGGTTTTACTAATATTCAAAATTATTTAAATCTCTGAAAATGAAAATACCAACATAAGGGTTTAACTCCAAACCAACAAACAGCGGTATTATATTTTAATGTATAA